In Phacochoerus africanus isolate WHEZ1 chromosome 2, ROS_Pafr_v1, whole genome shotgun sequence, one DNA window encodes the following:
- the C2H15orf48 gene encoding normal mucosa of esophagus-specific gene 1 protein yields MSFFQLLRKKKELIPLVFFMTAAASGASAFAIYSLGKTDVIIDRKRNPEPWETVDPNVPRKLITINQEWKPIEELQNVRRATR; encoded by the exons ATGAGCTTTTTCCAactcctgaggaaaaagaaggaa CTTATTCCTTTGGTGTTTTTCATGACCGCGGCAGCGAGTGGAGCTTCGGCTTTTGCTATATATTCCCTTGGAAAAACCGATGTGAT cATTGATCGAAAAAGAAATCCAGAGCCTTGGGAAACTGTGGATCCTAATGTACCTAGAAAG cttataacAATCAACCAAGAATGGAAGCCCATTGAAGAGTTGCAGAATGTCCGAAGGGCGACCAGATGA